The genomic DNA GCGTACAGACTCCCCCCGATCGATTCCAACGCAGTGACGCCAAGCGGAAGCCCGTTGCCGACAGCAGACCACACGCTGCCGTCCCACGAGGCAGCGCCAAGCGCGGGAACCGATCCGACCAGCGAGAAATCACCCGCAACAACAAGCTGCCCATCGTGAATCGTCGCGACTCGAGGCACATTGTTCAGCCCGCCGCCGATCGCGACCCACCCCGAACCGCTCCAACGCGACACAAAGCCGCCAATCACTCCGATCGCATGCAGTTGGTCATTGAATACGACCAATCTCAGCACTTCGCCGCTGAAGCCCGAGCCGAGCGGCTGCCAAGACGATCCGTTCCAACGCGCAATACGCGCAAGCGGCGTCGCGCCCGACGCCGTGAAGCTCCCGCCCACCACTATCTCCCCGTTGAACACCGCCGCCGTGCTCACGGTCCCGTTCAGACCCTGCCCCAGCGAGTGCCAAGTCCCGTCACGTCGCACCCCAACCCCGTTGAACACCTGACCGTTGTACTCGCGAAACTCACCGACCACGACGATCGACTCGCCGAGGGCAGTTTGCCACGTCGTCAACGCCCTCACGGAGCCAAACCCCGCACGCTCACCAAGATCGAGCCAGCCCGGACACTGTGAGAACACTGACCAGGCCAGCGCAACACACACACCAAATGCGGCAGAAACGCGTCGCATCAAACACACTCCCTCGTCATCAGAGCCCTTTCACACCACAACCCGCGACAACACCCCCATCTCCTCGCTCCTCATCCCATATACGACAGACACACTCGTATTCAGCACACGAGTCGCCCTGCTGTAACCCCGGAATCAAAAAAAGATAACTGCGGTTAGCACTCTGGCCGGGAGCCATTGCCCCGGGCTCGTCGCCGACCTCATGCCTCCGCCCTGCCGCCAAACGCGGCACGCCCCGTGCCACCAAAGTCGCCACTCGTCGCGGCTCGCTGCCGACATCTCTGCCTCACCAAACAACTTCTCCGCCCGAACGACACATCCTTCGAACCACGTGTCACTCACCGAACGCGACGCCCCAAAGGCACGCAGTGCCGACAGAGTCCAGCCCAGCCCGTGAGGGCTGGGTTCAAGATCCCCCGCGCAGCGCATCCTCAGTGGAGCGGGAAGGAGGCCCCCGACTCTCATCTACATCCATACTCCTACCCCCTCTTCTCCGAACACTCTCTTCTCCAGGCACTCTCTTCTCTAGGCACTCCCTTCTCAGGACACTCTCTTCTCCAGGCACTCCCTTCTCAGGACGCTCTCTTCTCCAGGCACTCACTCCTCCGGGCGGCCCGGAGGGCCGCGGGTGTGTAGCCGCGGGTGAAGGTCGCGCTTCGCGACCGGAACCCGTGGAAAGCAACACCCAAGCGAACCCGCCCCGGAGGGGCGGAGGTCGATACATGCGCCTCCGCATCACCGCGGCCTCACCCACTCTCACTCACATTCGATCAAGCGCTGAAGCGCTCTTCATCACATAGTCCCGCACCAACACCCTCACCTCCGACGCTGCGGAGCAGCGAGCGACGGTTGCCACACCCAAGGCGCACGCCGCCCCCCACGCGGCGGTCGCCGCAGGGTCTGGTACAAACCCCCGCGCAGCGCATCCTTTGAACGCCTCTGAGTCGCGCACGAGCCCGCAGGGCGAGGAGCGACTGAACTCTCTTCCGCCCTCCCGATCCGCGGCAGCCCCACTCTTCATCCACCCCCGCGCCTTCTACCCCCTCCGCCCCTCTGCCCCTCTCCCCACTTCATCTGCCATCTGGCCATTTGCTATCTGGCCATCTGCCTCCACGCCTTCCCCCTTCGCCCCCACTCTTCAACACGATGCTCAACAGGCCACCGACACGCTCACTTCCGACGCTGCGAAGCAGCTACGACCGTTGCCGGTGGCGCAGCGAGGTCGCCCCTGCGACCGAGCCAGCCACCGGTAAAGCCATCCGCGCAGCGCATCCTTGGTGGAGCGGGGCGGAGGCCCCCGACTCAAAATCCTCCCTCTGCCCCTCTGCCCCTCTGCCCCTCTGTCCCTCTGTCCCCCTGCCCCTCTCCCCACTTCATCTGCCATCTGGCCATTTGCCATTTGCTATCTGGCCATCCCCCTCCGCCCCTATGCCGCCCTCCCCCACTTCATCTGCCATGTCGCTATTTGCTATGTGCTATTTGCTCTCCCCCAGCCGCAACCACACCCTCACCGCCGTTCCCACACCCGCCCGCGACTCGATCTCCATCCAACCCCCCGCCCGCTCCACCAGCCGGCGGCTCACTTCCAGCCCCAATCCCACACCCCCCACTCCCCCACACACACCTCGCGCGCCACCACCCACCACGCGATACCCGCGCCGACGCAACCCACCCAACACACCCTCCTCAACCCCCCCACCACGATCCATGACCTCAACCACACACCACTGATTATCGGACTTACAATCGCCCCCGCGCCCTCCGTCAAAGCCACCCGAACACGCCGACCGATCCGTAACATCCTGCCAACGCAAGAGTTCCGGCATCGACCTATCAATATCCGAATCTTGCGACATCTCCACTGGAACCCGCCGGGCCCCGCCGCGTATACATATACTATCATAAGCCGTACTAGAGCCATTCCCCGCCGCCGCGGCGTTCGCCCGCCTCGCATTCAACAACAGGTTCAACAACACCTGAAGCAACTCACTCTCATCCATCGCCCCCTTCAGCCCCGGCTCGATCTCCAGCCGCACGCGCCCTTCCCACCCACCCGCACCCTCCCCACTCTCACATCCGAAGGCATCATCCGCGGCTCGTCTCGCACACTTAGCGATGTCCGCCAACGGCGTACGCACCACTGACCCTGTTTCACGTGAAACACCCCCCCGCTCCGCAGAGACCCGCTCACTCGCCGCGGCGTCCGATCCGTCCTGCTTCGCAAGTTCCATGATCGAACCGGCGATCCCCGTCGCTCGCTTCACGCCCGCCACGACCCGCTCCAGAGCAATCGCCATCCGCTCCGCATCACGCGGCTGCCGCAGCGCGACCTGAGCATGGGCCAGCAGGGGGGTCAGGATGTTGTTGAACTCGTGGGCCACGAACCCGGAGATCTCCCCGAGCATCGCCAGCCGCTCCACCCGAGGCACCGCACCCCCATTCCCCCCACCCCCCCCAACACTCCCACCCTCACCACCAACACCCGACTCCCTGGCCAGCTCGCCGAGCCGGGCCTGAATCAGGTCAATCTCACCGATCAGCCGCTCCCCGGCCCGTTCCGCAGGCCGCTCCCCCTCGCGGCTGTTCCACGTGGAACGCCCCGCAGGCCCGCGCGACGGCGCGGGGCCATCACCCCGCGAATGCGGGCCGGTGGGCTCGGAGTGGCGGCCATGCGATGCCATGTCGCTCCTGGAAAGGGGCGGGAAGGGGGTGCAGGCGATCCGGCGATGGGATCGGCACGATCCAGAGGCGACTTTGGCAGAGTCCGGGAACACGCGGCAAGCGGCCCGATCAGGGCGGCTGGGGGCGTGGGGCGGGCAGGGGCGCGTGGGCGTGTGCGGGTGGGTGGGGGGCTACTGGTCGATGTCGGCGACCGACTCGAAGGGGGGGAGCAGGCCCGCCGCGAGAGCCGCGGCGTGGGCGGTCAGCCAGGCGCCGGCACGGGCGGGCCGGAGGTCGATGGAGCCGACGCGGTCGAGCGGGATCCAATCGAAGGCGATGTGTGGCTCAGCGGATGGGACTGGATCGGGGAACGGGGCAGCGCCGGGGCCGAGGTGTTTCACGTGAAACAGGAGGTTGACCTCGTGGCGCTGGACCTTGCCATCGTGGAAGGCGCACTCGTGGACCTGGAGCAGGGGGCCGACCTGGCAGGAGAGCCCGGTCTCTTCGAGGATCTCGCGGGCGAGGGCCTGTGCGGCGGTCTCGCCGAACTCGACATGGCCGCCCGGGAGGTAGGAGTAGCCGCGTTTGCGGCTGCGGCAGAGGAGGACGCGGGGGGAGCCGGTGCGGTGGTCGATGGCGACGCCGCGGGCGATGAACTCGATGTGGCCGGGCTCGTCCTCGGGGTAGGTCTTGGGCATGGGCGCAGGATAGCAGAGGGAGGTGGGGGGTGGGGAGTGGGGGGGTGTTTCACGTGAAACAGGGGTCGGGGGTGG from Phycisphaeraceae bacterium includes the following:
- a CDS encoding NUDIX domain-containing protein, giving the protein MPKTYPEDEPGHIEFIARGVAIDHRTGSPRVLLCRSRKRGYSYLPGGHVEFGETAAQALAREILEETGLSCQVGPLLQVHECAFHDGKVQRHEVNLLFHVKHLGPGAAPFPDPVPSAEPHIAFDWIPLDRVGSIDLRPARAGAWLTAHAAALAAGLLPPFESVADIDQ
- a CDS encoding sensor histidine kinase translates to MASHGRHSEPTGPHSRGDGPAPSRGPAGRSTWNSREGERPAERAGERLIGEIDLIQARLGELARESGVGGEGGSVGGGGGNGGAVPRVERLAMLGEISGFVAHEFNNILTPLLAHAQVALRQPRDAERMAIALERVVAGVKRATGIAGSIMELAKQDGSDAAASERVSAERGGVSRETGSVVRTPLADIAKCARRAADDAFGCESGEGAGGWEGRVRLEIEPGLKGAMDESELLQVLLNLLLNARRANAAAAGNGSSTAYDSICIRGGARRVPVEMSQDSDIDRSMPELLRWQDVTDRSACSGGFDGGRGGDCKSDNQWCVVEVMDRGGGVEEGVLGGLRRRGYRVVGGGARGVCGGVGGVGLGLEVSRRLVERAGGWMEIESRAGVGTAVRVWLRLGESK